A single genomic interval of Pochonia chlamydosporia 170 chromosome 7, whole genome shotgun sequence harbors:
- a CDS encoding RNA binding protein Rnp24 (similar to Metarhizium acridum CQMa 102 XP_007810659.1), which translates to MATVTEEPVLQDGDNAASAKRKSAMDEIEVDLALPEPPSKRARRALKKGKPLPAKNDSDDEKEKADGDEEQKDKKDKVRSEHGIWVGNLPFTVTAAELRQWLVDNSGGVITEDSITRIKIPTSKDPNRDKTQKPANKGFAYIDFTDIGGKVAAIALSETELGHRKLLIKDSKSFEGRPAKEKEPEAVETGPDGKVKHGGEQKNDVDPNASRKIFVGNMSFKTTEEDVWRNFEKCGEIDWVKIATFEDTGKCKGYGWVKFKEPEAAAWAVKGFVKVKEAVETEDDFKEGEDGEDADGKKKDQQKQFKTRKWWVNRMLGRELKLELAEDDQTRYKKRFGKDAQKRQANDGERKPRQQGRNGFKSRDDRAGEKNGEKAETQEKADKPLKEAADIQVARLTGAVVKHTGSKMTTYLAKKRLEEALTQVRSTSPPVTFTLHFEPFQLFPDFADTTDKQEWYLHEKHFDNQAAQEAYQAHMTSLLEPHGVKLNFTGKMGNTLHAHRVIQQVQQDKGPEVTGRLVEGLYRRYFEEAKHPSADETLVEACVDAGIGEDEAKKLVEDKEMGLRDAKARLREVAMDCDAVPVVVVEGKRRDITLTGAKEVKDYVKAMETVIKESG; encoded by the exons ATGGCGACCGTAACGGAAGAGCCGGTCCTCCAAGACGGCGACAATGCCGCATCCGCCAAGCGCAAGTCCGCCATGGACGAAATTGAAGTCGATCTGGCGCTTCCTGAACCGCCATCCAAGCGAGCACGTCGTGCTCTGAAAAAGGGAAAGCCCCTCCCCGCAAAGAACGATAGCGACgacgagaaagaaaaggccgacggcgacgaggaacaaaaggacaagaaagacaagGTCAGATCGGAGCACGGCATTTGGGTGGGCAATCTACCCTTCACAGTCACAGCTGCAGAGTTGCGACAATGGCTCGTCGATAATTCTGGTGGCGTAATTACCGAAGACTCCATCACGAGAATAAAGATACCCACGTCAAAAGACCCCAACCGGGACAAGACCCAAAAGCCTGCCAACAAGGGCTTTGCCTACATTGACTTCACAGACATTGGCGGCAAGGTCGCCGCCATTGCATTGTCGGAGACAGAGCTCGGCCACCGAAAACTTCTTATCAAAGACTCCAAGTCGTTTGAAGGCCGACccgccaaggagaaggagcctGAAGCGGTGGAAACCGGACCCGATGGCAAAGTGAAGCACGGCGGCGAGCAGAAGAACGACGTCGACCCCAATGCTAGCCGGAAAATATTCGTCGGAAATATGAGCTTCAAGACGACCGAGGAGGACGTGTGGAGGAACTTTGAAAAGTGCGGAGAAATTGATTGGGTCAAGATTGCCACGTTTGAAGACACCGGAAAGTGCAAGGGTTACGGCtgggtcaagttcaaggaaCCTGAAGCTGCTGCGTGGGCTGTGAAGGGATTCGtcaaggtgaaggaggcgGTTGAAACGGAAGATGACTTCAAGGAGGGtgaggacggcgaggatgccgatggcaagaagaaggatcaGCAGAAGCAGTTCAAGACGAGAAAGTGGTGGGTGAACCGCATGCTGGGCCGAGAACTCAAGCTGGAACTGGCCGAGGATGACCAGACCCGGTACAAGAAGCGTTTCGGCAAGGATGCCCAGAAGAGACAGGCGAACGATGGTGAGAGGAAACCGagacagcaaggaagaaatggattCAAGTCGAGAGATGACAGAGCTGgtgagaagaatggcgaAAAGGCTGAGACACAAGAAAAGGCGGATAAGCCTCtcaaggaggcggcggaTATTCAGGTCGCGAGGTTAACGGGTGCGGTAGTGAAGCATACGGGTTCGAAGATGAC GACATATTTAGCAAAGAAGAG GCTAGAAGAAGCCCTCACCCAAGTCCGTAGCACCTCACCACCAGTAACTTTCACCCTGCACTTCGAACCCTTCCAACTATTCCCCGACTTCGCCGACACCACCGACAAGCAGGAATGGTACCTCCACGAAAAGCACTTTGACAACCAAGCCGCCCAGGAAGCCTACCAAGCGCACATGACGTCGCTCCTCGAGCCTCACGGCGTCAAGCTCAATTTTACAGGTAAAATGGGCAACACGCTCCACGCGCACCGCGTGATTCAGCAGGTCCAGCAGGACAAGGGACCAGAAGTGACGGGCCGCCTGGTGGAAGGTCTGTACAGGCGGTACTTTGAGGAGGCGAAGCACCCGTCTGCGGATGAGACGCTGGTGGAGGCGTGTGTGGACGCTGGGATAGGGGAAGACgaggcgaagaagctggtTGAGGATAAGGAGATGGGGTTGAGGGATGCGAAGGCGAGGTTGAGGGAGGTTGCTAtggattgtgatgccgtgcctgtggtggtggtggaggggaagaggagggatATTACGCTGACGGGGGCGAAGGAGGTGAAGGATTATGTTAAGGCTATGGAGACGGTTATCAAGGAGAGTGGGTGA